In one window of Rhodopseudomonas palustris HaA2 DNA:
- a CDS encoding acetyl-CoA C-acetyltransferase has product MSDDVVIVSAARTAVGSFNGAFANTPAHELGAVAIKAALERAGIEPARVSEVIMGQILTAAQGQNPARQASIAAGIPVESPAWGVNQLCGSGLRTVALGYQALLNGDSDIVVAGGQESMSMAPHAQYLRGGVKMGAVEFVDTMIKDGLWDAFNGYHMGNTAENVAKQYQITRQQQDEFAVASQQKAEAAQKSGRFKDEIVPFTIKTRKGDIVVDSDEYPRHGATIEAMTKLKPAFEKDGTVTAANASGINDGAAAVVLMTAKQAAKEGKTPLARIVSWAHAGVDPKIMGTGPIPASRAALKKAGWAIGDLDLIEANEAFAAQACAVNKDLGWDVSKVNVNGGAIAIGHPVGASGARVLVTLLHEMQKRDAKKGLATLCIGGGMGIAMCLARD; this is encoded by the coding sequence ATGTCGGACGATGTCGTCATCGTCAGCGCTGCACGCACCGCTGTCGGAAGCTTCAACGGCGCCTTCGCCAATACGCCCGCGCACGAATTGGGCGCCGTCGCCATCAAGGCGGCCCTCGAACGCGCGGGCATCGAGCCGGCGCGCGTCTCCGAAGTGATCATGGGGCAGATCCTCACCGCCGCACAGGGCCAGAATCCCGCCCGCCAGGCGTCGATCGCCGCCGGCATTCCGGTCGAGAGCCCGGCCTGGGGCGTCAATCAATTGTGCGGAAGCGGCCTGCGCACCGTCGCGCTCGGCTATCAGGCACTGCTCAACGGCGATTCCGACATCGTCGTCGCCGGCGGCCAGGAATCGATGAGCATGGCGCCGCATGCCCAGTATCTGCGCGGTGGCGTGAAGATGGGCGCGGTCGAATTCGTCGACACCATGATCAAGGACGGTCTGTGGGACGCCTTCAACGGCTACCACATGGGCAACACCGCCGAGAACGTCGCCAAGCAGTATCAGATCACCCGTCAGCAGCAGGACGAGTTCGCCGTCGCTTCGCAGCAGAAGGCCGAAGCCGCGCAGAAGTCCGGTCGGTTCAAGGACGAGATCGTGCCGTTCACGATCAAGACCCGCAAGGGCGACATCGTCGTCGACAGCGACGAATATCCGCGCCACGGTGCCACCATCGAGGCGATGACCAAGCTGAAGCCGGCGTTCGAGAAGGACGGCACCGTGACCGCGGCGAACGCCTCGGGCATCAATGACGGCGCCGCCGCCGTGGTGCTGATGACGGCCAAGCAGGCCGCCAAGGAAGGCAAGACGCCGCTGGCCCGCATCGTGTCGTGGGCGCATGCCGGCGTCGATCCGAAGATCATGGGCACCGGCCCGATTCCGGCGTCGCGCGCGGCGCTGAAGAAGGCCGGCTGGGCGATCGGCGATCTCGACCTGATCGAAGCCAACGAAGCCTTCGCGGCGCAGGCCTGTGCGGTGAACAAGGATCTCGGCTGGGACGTTTCCAAAGTGAACGTCAATGGCGGCGCGATCGCGATCGGCCATCCGGTCGGCGCGTCGGGCGCGCGCGTGCTGGTGACGCTGCTGCACGAGATGCAGAAGCGCGACGCCAAGAAGGGACTGGCGACGCTGTGCATCGGCGGCGGCATGGGCATCGCGATGTGCCTTGCGCGCGATTGA
- the phaR gene encoding polyhydroxyalkanoate synthesis repressor PhaR, which yields MAKSDQPTTIKKYANRRLYNTGTSTYVTLEDLATMVKDGEDFLVYDAKTGDDITRSVLAQIIFEQENKAGQNLLPTTFLRQLIRFYGDSMQMVVPKYLEQSIDSLTREQEKFRKQMTSTLSMTPFAPLEETVRRNMELFQQTFSMFVPRKPSHETDADATSVEPVREADNIDDLRRQMRDMQERLDRMSLDQPKKEE from the coding sequence ATGGCGAAATCAGACCAACCAACCACAATCAAAAAATATGCGAACCGGCGGCTCTACAACACCGGCACCAGTACTTACGTCACACTCGAAGACCTCGCCACGATGGTGAAGGACGGCGAGGATTTCCTCGTTTACGATGCCAAGACCGGCGACGACATCACGCGTTCGGTGCTGGCGCAGATCATCTTCGAACAGGAGAACAAGGCCGGGCAGAACCTGCTGCCGACCACCTTCCTGCGCCAGTTGATCCGCTTCTACGGCGACAGCATGCAGATGGTGGTGCCGAAATATCTCGAGCAGTCGATCGATTCGCTCACCCGCGAGCAGGAAAAATTCCGCAAGCAGATGACCTCGACCCTGAGCATGACGCCGTTCGCGCCGCTCGAGGAGACCGTCCGCCGCAACATGGAGCTGTTTCAGCAGACCTTCTCGATGTTCGTGCCGCGCAAGCCGAGCCACGAGACGGACGCCGATGCGACCTCGGTCGAGCCGGTGCGCGAGGCCGACAATATCGACGATCTGCGTCGGCAGATGCGGGACATGCAGGAGCGGCTCGACCGGATGTCGCTCGATCAACCGAAGAAGGAAGAGTAG
- a CDS encoding bifunctional diguanylate cyclase/phosphodiesterase: MSPVDPTAAQPIAPTESRGPDPAEILAALGQAAFVWELATDALVWTGPAAGLFQDIPAGTLATGAGYASLLEPSRAIRADALLNASAAAGAHCVPYRIEYGVRAATSAPIIWIEESGRWHPGPDGRPARVEGIVRVNNERHARDQQLLKLSQNDPLTGELNRTNLVAALAEAIEEASRFRNSLCFMLIGIDHLSRINDSFGFDVADEVIYTLSQRIRARLRAGDELGRFSGNKFGVVLKACTIDDAHVAAERFLAAIRDEIVPTRSGPVSITASIGAVSSPRHARTAEEAINRAQEALAAAKHRRCGAFSMWRPNVERDAQRRVNIRVTDEIVTALNERRIVLAYEPVVDVATRAPAFHECLVRMRQNDGQVLLAPDIVPVAERLGLIRLVDHRVLELVVAELAAAPQMTLSLNISPDTTMDADWWAGIESLMLAHPGVAERLIVEITETVAIQDIEEVRGFVTRLKKFGAKIAIDDFGAGYTSFRNLRNLGVDIVKIDGAFVQNIARSADDRAFVQTLIDLARRLGIKTVAEWVQDDESALMLRDWGCDYIQGRLIGLASQHRPWDGPTAAETAAVRERAAN; encoded by the coding sequence GTGTCGCCAGTCGATCCTACGGCCGCCCAGCCGATCGCGCCGACCGAGTCTCGCGGTCCCGATCCGGCGGAAATTCTGGCCGCGCTCGGGCAGGCGGCGTTCGTCTGGGAGCTCGCGACCGACGCTCTCGTCTGGACCGGCCCCGCAGCAGGGCTGTTTCAGGACATTCCCGCCGGAACGCTGGCGACCGGCGCCGGCTACGCCTCGCTGCTCGAGCCGTCGCGCGCGATCCGCGCCGACGCGCTGCTCAACGCCTCAGCCGCGGCCGGCGCGCATTGCGTGCCGTACCGGATCGAATACGGCGTCCGCGCCGCGACCTCGGCGCCGATCATCTGGATCGAGGAAAGCGGCCGCTGGCATCCGGGGCCCGACGGCCGGCCCGCGCGGGTCGAGGGCATCGTCCGCGTCAACAACGAGCGTCATGCCCGCGACCAGCAATTGCTGAAGCTGTCGCAGAACGATCCGCTGACCGGCGAACTCAACCGCACCAACCTGGTCGCGGCGCTCGCCGAGGCGATCGAGGAAGCCTCGCGCTTCCGCAACAGCCTCTGCTTCATGCTGATCGGCATCGACCATCTGTCCCGGATCAACGATTCGTTCGGCTTCGACGTCGCCGACGAAGTGATCTACACCCTTTCGCAGCGGATCCGCGCACGGCTGCGCGCCGGCGACGAGCTCGGCCGCTTCTCCGGCAACAAGTTCGGCGTGGTGCTGAAGGCCTGCACCATCGACGACGCCCATGTGGCGGCGGAGCGTTTCCTCGCCGCGATCCGCGACGAGATCGTGCCGACCCGGTCGGGCCCGGTATCGATCACGGCGTCGATCGGCGCGGTCAGTTCGCCGCGCCACGCCCGTACGGCCGAAGAGGCGATCAACCGCGCCCAGGAGGCGCTGGCCGCCGCGAAGCATCGGCGCTGCGGCGCGTTTTCGATGTGGCGGCCGAATGTCGAGCGCGACGCCCAGCGCCGGGTGAATATCCGCGTCACCGACGAGATCGTCACCGCATTGAACGAGCGCCGGATCGTGCTGGCCTACGAGCCGGTGGTCGACGTCGCGACCCGTGCGCCGGCGTTTCACGAATGCCTGGTCCGGATGCGGCAGAACGACGGCCAGGTGCTGCTGGCGCCCGACATCGTGCCGGTCGCGGAGCGGCTCGGCCTGATCCGGCTGGTCGATCATCGCGTGCTCGAACTCGTCGTCGCCGAACTCGCCGCCGCGCCGCAGATGACGCTCAGCCTCAACATCTCACCCGACACCACGATGGACGCCGACTGGTGGGCCGGGATCGAATCGCTAATGCTGGCGCACCCCGGCGTCGCCGAACGGCTGATCGTCGAGATCACCGAGACGGTCGCGATCCAGGACATCGAGGAGGTGCGCGGTTTCGTCACGCGGCTGAAAAAATTCGGCGCGAAAATCGCGATCGACGATTTCGGCGCCGGCTACACCTCGTTCCGCAACCTGCGCAATCTCGGCGTCGATATCGTGAAGATCGACGGCGCCTTCGTGCAGAACATCGCGCGCTCGGCCGACGACCGCGCCTTCGTCCAGACCCTGATCGATCTGGCGCGCAGGCTCGGTATCAAGACGGTGGCGGAATGGGTTCAGGACGACGAGTCGGCGCTGATGCTGCGCGACTGGGGTTGCGATTACATCCAGGGCCGGCTGATCGGGCTGGCGTCGCAGCACCGCCCATGGGACGGGCCGACCGCGGCGGAGACCGCCGCGGTGCGGGAGCGCGCGGCGAACTAA
- the rpmF gene encoding 50S ribosomal protein L32, whose protein sequence is MAVPRRKTSPSRRGMRRSADALKRPTYAEDKDSGELRRPHHLDLKTGMYKGRQVIKKKDA, encoded by the coding sequence ATGGCCGTTCCGAGAAGAAAAACTTCGCCCTCGCGGCGTGGCATGCGCCGGTCGGCGGACGCGCTGAAGCGCCCGACCTACGCGGAAGACAAGGATTCCGGCGAACTGCGCCGCCCGCATCATCTCGACCTCAAGACCGGGATGTACAAGGGCCGCCAGGTCATCAAGAAGAAGGACGCCTGA
- the mtgA gene encoding monofunctional biosynthetic peptidoglycan transglycosylase translates to MRRLIRVALLTLLLLVAAPYVLTLVYGAGQPVSTLMVWRWLAGATVTRQWVDIERMAPALPRTVVASEDAKFCSHSGIDWDSVRDVLDDLQDGGEASRGGSTITQQVAKNLFLWPGRSVVRKALEFPLAMWIDLVLSKQRILELYLNIAEWGPDGQFGAEAGAAYAFGRSAAQLTPQEAALMASILPNPRVRSAKKPGPGVRRLAATYVARARSAELQQCWRENSGS, encoded by the coding sequence ATGAGGCGGCTGATCCGCGTCGCGCTGCTGACGCTGCTGCTGCTGGTCGCGGCGCCCTACGTGCTGACGCTGGTGTATGGCGCGGGCCAGCCGGTCTCGACGCTGATGGTCTGGCGTTGGTTGGCGGGCGCGACGGTGACCCGGCAATGGGTCGACATCGAACGGATGGCGCCGGCCTTGCCGCGCACCGTGGTGGCCTCCGAGGACGCCAAATTCTGCAGCCACAGCGGCATCGACTGGGACTCGGTGCGCGACGTACTCGACGATCTGCAGGACGGCGGCGAGGCCAGCCGCGGCGGCTCCACCATCACACAGCAGGTCGCCAAGAACCTGTTCCTGTGGCCGGGCCGCAGCGTGGTGCGCAAGGCGCTGGAATTTCCGTTGGCGATGTGGATCGACCTGGTGCTGTCGAAGCAGCGCATCCTCGAACTCTACCTCAACATCGCCGAATGGGGGCCGGACGGGCAGTTCGGCGCCGAGGCCGGCGCCGCCTATGCGTTCGGCCGCTCGGCCGCCCAGCTGACGCCGCAGGAGGCGGCGCTGATGGCGTCGATCCTGCCCAACCCGCGGGTGCGCAGCGCCAAGAAGCCCGGACCAGGCGTGCGCCGGCTCGCCGCCACCTATGTGGCGCGGGCGCGATCGGCCGAATTGCAGCAATGCTGGCGCGAAAATAGCGGCTCCTGA